The proteins below come from a single Sorghum bicolor cultivar BTx623 chromosome 4, Sorghum_bicolor_NCBIv3, whole genome shotgun sequence genomic window:
- the LOC8060379 gene encoding uncharacterized protein LOC8060379 isoform X1: MAESAGRNGGGEGGERQLQPAPQVEVRVVKEFGGSGSWPMLTRTNYGEWATQMKWKLRARKWWRAIEEDDRTEDAQVGVMEALMASTPAEYHEALGAKDTAKQAWEMLESLRIGSDRAKRARIQQLRRELNDIKFKPGESVEDFTLRLQSLATQLATYGKKVDDEDLVTKLLCTVPARYSQLAMSIETMLDISTLSLEDVAGRLRVAESRTTPAPEKEKPKLLLTEEEWSARMKEKRRSGEGSSRGGGDRGGGKQQSKGPADKKKGKKKFTDPNACRKCGKVGHWARECPERKEKKDEAHLAQDDSDGDHALLMGVYCAEQSGREEVLEAEQSPAPLAIHRFDEPRAQVHLGVAGDESEQRWYLDSGASNHMTGCRAAFSELDEKHAGSVRFGDGSRVEIRGRGTVLFRCKNGEHRALSEVYYIPELRSSIISLGQLDEHGAEVLIRGGVLRIRDQDGRLLAKVKRSRNRLYLLDLKIEQPVCLAAACTEKPWLWHGRFGHLNFDALGRLGKMVDGLPEIRHAGELCDSCLAGKQRRLPFPKAAKRRAEELLELVHGDLCGPITPATHGGRRYFLLLVDDCSRYMWLQLLTSKAEAADSIRRFKARVEVESGKKLKVLRTDRGGEFTAIEFATYCAEEGVGRHLTAPYSPQQNGVVERRNQTIVGMARSMMKAKKMPGAFWGEAVSTAVFILNRAPTKALKGQTPFEAWHGRKPNVSFMRTFGCIGHVRTTKPGLHKLEDRSTKAVFLGYEDGSKAYRLYDPAGGKVMVSRDVVFDEAAAWRWEEEETVLGEASEGGGINDSFDVEHLVIQGHGAAAEQSPEPAAGRGVESPVAAEEPPSPGRTGHLDTPGPAWEEFPGSPEQRTPAAATVEYASPPSNVSDFVDAFHEGEEVRFRRVDNVVGEAAVPGLADRLLDDGAHTLLLMSAEEPGTFAAAERDGAWRRAMLEEMKSIEDNRT; this comes from the coding sequence ATGGCGGAGAGTGCGGGCCGGAATGGTGGCGGGGAAGGTGGTGAGCGACAGCTCCAACCGGCGCCACAAGTTGAGGTGCGCGTGGTGAAGGAGTTCGGTGGCAGTGGCTCCTGGCCCATGCTCACCCGCACCAACTACGGTGAGTGGGCGACGCAGATGAAGTGGAAGCTTCGCGCGCGCAAGTGGTGGCGGGCGATTGAGGAGGATGACCGCACCGAGGACGCCCAGGTGGGAGTCATGGAGGCGCTCATGGCCTCAACGCCGGCGGAGTACCATGAGGCGCTGGGCGCGAAGGACACTGCGAAGCAGGCCTGGGAGATGCTGGAGTCTCTGCGCATTGGCTCGGATCGAGCTAAGAGGGCGAGGATTCAGCAGCTGCGCAGGGAGCTGAACGACATCAAGTTCAAGCCCGGGGAATCGGTGGAGGACTTCACCCTTCGCCTCCAGTCCCTGGCCACGCAACTGGCCACCTACGGCAAGAAGGTGGACGACGAGGACCTCGTCACCAAGCTGCTGTGCACCGTGCCGGCAAGATACTCGCAGCTCGCCATGTCCATCGAGACCATGCTGGACATCTCCACGCTGTCTCTGGAGGACGTGGCCGGGCGGCTGCGGGTAGCAGAGAGCCGCACCACGCCGGCGCCGGAGAAGGAGAAGCCCAAGCTCCTGCTGACCGAGGAGGAGTGGTCAGCACGCATGAAGGAGAAGAGGCGGTCCGGGGAAGGCTCCAGCCGTGGTGGCGGCGATCGCGGCGGTGGCAAGCAGCAGAGCAAGGGGCCGGCAGacaagaagaaggggaagaagaaGTTCACCGACCCGAATGCCTGCCGCAAGTGCGGCAAGGTTGGGCACTGGGCGCGGGAGTGCCCGGAGCGcaaggagaagaaggatgaGGCGCACCTAGCTCAGGACGACAGCGACGGCGATCACGCACTCCTGATGGGGGTGTACTGCGCGGAGCAGAGCGGCAGAGAAGAAGTGTTGGAGGCGGAGCAGAGTCCTGCGCCACTGGCTATCCATCGCTTTGATGAGCCGCGAGCGCAGGTCCATCTTGGGGTCGCCGGAGATGAGTCCGAGCAGAGGTGGTACCTGGATTCCGGCGCGAGCAATCACATGAcaggctgccgcgccgccttcTCTGAGCTGGACGAGAAGCATGCCGGGAGCGTCCGGTTCGGGGACGGCTCTCGGGTGGAGATTCGCGGACGAGGGACGGTGCTGTTCAGGTGCAAGAACGGGGAACACCGAGCGCTCTCGGAGGTCTACTACATCCCCGAACTCCGGTCGAGCATCATCAGCTTGGGACAGCTGGACGAGCACGGCGCGGAGGTGCTTATCCGCGGCGGCGTGCTTCGGATCAGGGACCAGGACGGTCGGCTCCTGGCAAAGGTAAAGCGATCACGCAACCGACTTTACCTCCTTGATTTGAAGATCGAGCAACCAGTGTGCCTAGCAGCAGCATGCACGGAGAAGCCATGGTTATGGCATGGCCGGTTCGGCCATCTCAACTTCGATGCACTGGGCCGGCTCGGGAAGATGGTGGACGGCCTACCAGAGATTAGGCACGCAGGCGAGCTCTGCGACAGCTGCCTGGCAGGGAAGCAGAGGCGGCTGCCGTTCCCCAAGGCAGCCAAGCGTCGCGCAGAGGAGCTGCTCGAGCTGGTCCATGGGGACCTCTGCGGACCAATCACGCCGGCGACCCACGGCGGGCGGAGGTACTTCCTCCTGCTCGTAGACGATTGCAGCCGCTACATGTGGCTGCAGCTTCTAACGAGCAAGGCCGAGGCAGCGGACTCCATCAGGCGCTTTAAGGCGCGGGTGGAGGTGGAGTCCGGGAAGAAGCTGAAGGTGCTGAGGACAGACCGCGGCGGCGAGTTCACGGCGATAGAGTTCGCCACCTACTGCGCCGAGGAGGGGGTGGGGCGCCATCTCACTGCGCCCTATTCCCCTCAGCAGAACGGCGTGGTGGAACGCCGGAACCAGACCATCGTTGGGATGGCGCGATcgatgatgaaggcgaagaaGATGCCGGGAGCATTCTGGGGCGAGGCAGTGAGCACGGCTGTCTTCATCCTCAACCGGGCTCCCACCAAGGCGCTGAAAGGACAGACTCCGTTCGAGGCATGGCATGGGCGCAAGCCTAATGTCTCGTTCATGCGCACATTCGGCTGCATTGGCCATGTGCGCACCACCAAGCCAGGGCTTCACAAGCTGGAAGATAGGAGCACCAAGGCAGTGTTCCTTGGCTACGAGGATGGGTCCAAGGCCTACAGGCTCTACGATCCGGCTGGCGGGAAGGTGATGGTGTCCCGAGATGTCGTCTTCGATGAAGCGGCTGCCTGGAggtgggaggaggaggagaccgTTTTGGGGGAAGCTTCAGAAGGCGGTGGCATCAACGACTCCTTCGACGTCGAACACCTGGTGATTCAGGGCCATGGCGCAGCGGCTGAGCAGTCACCAGAGCCTGCAGCCGGGAGAGGTGTCGAGTCACCTGTTGCAGCAGAGGAGCCACCCAGTCCAGGCAGGACTGGGCACCTGGATACGCCCGGGCCGGCCTGGGAAGAGTTCCCTGGCTCACCCGAGCAGCGGACACCAGCTGCGGCCACCGTGGAGTACGCCTCGCCACCCTCCAACGTCTCAGACTTCGTGGATGCTTTCCATGAAGGGGAGGAGGTGCGGTTCCGGCGGGTGGACAACGTGGTCGGGGAGGCAGCCGTGCCAGGACTGGCTGATCGGCTGCTCGACGACGGCGCCCACACTTTGCTCTTGATGAGCGCAGAGGAGCCGGGCACGTTTGCAGCTGCGGAGCGCGATGGAGCATGGCGGCGTGCGATGCTCGAGGAGATGAAGTCCATTGAGGACAACCGCACCTAG